A stretch of Nonomuraea africana DNA encodes these proteins:
- a CDS encoding 4-hydroxyphenylacetate 3-hydroxylase family protein codes for MAADGTAVRRPFTGDEYLESLRDGREVWIHGERVKDVTEHPAFRNNARTIAGLYDALWDSPDKDVLTTETDTGNGGFTHRFFRSPADAVELRQSRDAIAAWQRRVYGWLGRSPDYKASFLATLGANADFYGEYAGNARHWYRLAQERVLHLNHALVHPPVDRHRPPDEVADVYVHVERETDEGIVVSGAKVVATGSALTHYNFIAHHGLPVKEKRFGVVFIAAMDTPGVKLLCRPSYELAAATVGSPFDYPLASRMDENDTVIVFDRALIPWENVLVYGDVEKANTFFHNSGFLPRFALHGVTRLAVKLDFICGLLIRAVEINGTDDFRGVQANIGEAMVWRHLMWALSDAMIQGCRPWNERFVQPSEEYALAYRVLAPIAYGKVRELVLHTAGSGLIYLNSGVADFHNEEVRPYLDQYLRGSHGHTAESRVKVMKLLWDAVGSEFAGRQELYERSYAGNAEENRVQVLRKGKAAGVAGGMLDLVDLCLSEYDLTGWITPRLAGP; via the coding sequence ATGGCTGCTGATGGAACGGCGGTCCGGCGGCCGTTCACCGGCGACGAGTATCTGGAGAGCCTCCGCGACGGACGGGAGGTCTGGATCCACGGCGAGCGCGTCAAGGACGTGACGGAACATCCCGCCTTCCGCAACAACGCCAGAACCATCGCCGGTCTCTACGACGCCCTGTGGGACTCCCCCGACAAGGACGTGTTGACGACGGAGACCGACACCGGCAACGGCGGCTTCACCCACCGCTTCTTCCGCTCCCCCGCCGACGCCGTCGAGCTGCGGCAGAGCCGCGACGCGATCGCGGCCTGGCAGCGCCGGGTGTACGGCTGGCTGGGCCGCTCCCCCGACTACAAGGCCTCCTTCCTGGCCACCCTCGGCGCCAACGCGGACTTCTACGGCGAGTACGCGGGCAACGCCCGCCACTGGTACCGCCTCGCGCAGGAGCGCGTGCTGCATCTCAACCACGCGCTGGTGCACCCGCCGGTGGACCGGCACCGGCCTCCGGACGAGGTGGCCGACGTCTACGTGCACGTCGAGCGGGAGACCGACGAGGGCATCGTGGTGAGCGGCGCCAAGGTGGTGGCCACCGGCTCGGCCCTGACGCACTACAACTTCATCGCCCACCACGGCCTGCCGGTGAAGGAGAAGCGGTTCGGCGTGGTGTTCATCGCCGCCATGGACACTCCTGGCGTCAAGCTGCTGTGCCGCCCCTCCTACGAGCTGGCCGCGGCCACCGTGGGCAGCCCGTTCGACTACCCGCTCGCCAGCCGCATGGACGAGAACGACACGGTGATCGTCTTCGACCGGGCGCTGATCCCCTGGGAGAACGTGCTGGTCTACGGCGACGTGGAGAAGGCCAACACCTTCTTCCACAACTCCGGCTTCCTGCCCAGGTTCGCCCTCCACGGCGTCACCCGGCTGGCCGTCAAGCTCGACTTCATCTGCGGACTGCTGATCAGGGCAGTGGAGATCAACGGCACCGACGACTTCAGGGGCGTCCAGGCCAACATCGGCGAGGCCATGGTCTGGCGGCACCTCATGTGGGCGCTGTCGGACGCGATGATCCAGGGCTGCCGCCCGTGGAACGAGCGTTTCGTGCAGCCCAGCGAGGAGTACGCGCTGGCCTATCGGGTGCTCGCCCCCATTGCCTACGGCAAGGTCCGGGAGCTGGTTCTGCACACCGCCGGCAGCGGGCTGATCTACCTCAACTCCGGCGTGGCCGACTTCCACAACGAGGAGGTCCGGCCGTACCTGGACCAGTACCTGCGCGGATCGCACGGGCACACCGCGGAGAGCCGGGTCAAGGTCATGAAGCTGCTGTGGGACGCGGTCGGCAGCGAGTTCGCCGGGCGGCAGGAGCTGTACGAGCGCAGCTACGCGGGCAACGCGGAGGAGAACCGGGTCCAGGTGCTGCGCAAGGGCAAGGCCGCGGGAGTGGCGGGAGGCATGCTCGACCTCGTCGATCTGTGCCTGTCCGAATACGACCTCACAGGCTGGATCACCCCCCGCCTGGCCGGTCCCTGA
- a CDS encoding aminotransferase class V-fold PLP-dependent enzyme yields the protein MTHSLEHFVLSETVREDFPFLRAAEPLVYLDNAATTQKPQAVLDALIDYYTRSNSNVGRGYYRLSMESTERYEHARAVVQRAIGARHPEEVIFTRSTTDATNLVVDTLGRQLVRAGDEVVVTGMEHNSNLLPWRRLCEETGARLVVVPISPQGRVDTAAFAAVLGPRTRLAAVAHVSNVLGTVNPVQELIAEAHRHGVIVMVDGAQAVPHRPVNVAELEADFYCFSGHKVYGPMGIGVLYGRRDLLSELPPYQVGGGTVKGVTFTEPVEYVPLPNRLEAGTPHVAGAVALAAAFEYLEGLGWEAVRQHDDTLVRTTLDAVADLEGVHVVGDPGSDPCGIVSLSFEGLHPYDVGGHLDRHGIAVRCGVHCASTFLDDLGLVGTVRISFGVYNTPAEIERLREVLSTVEPGFWSLEQPTTRFL from the coding sequence ATGACACACAGTCTGGAGCACTTCGTCCTGTCCGAGACGGTCAGGGAGGACTTCCCCTTCCTGCGGGCGGCCGAGCCGCTCGTCTACCTGGACAACGCCGCGACCACGCAGAAGCCGCAGGCCGTCCTCGACGCGTTGATCGACTACTACACCCGGAGCAACAGCAACGTCGGGCGCGGTTACTACCGGCTGAGCATGGAGTCGACCGAGCGCTACGAGCACGCCAGGGCGGTCGTCCAGCGTGCCATCGGGGCCCGGCACCCCGAAGAGGTGATCTTCACCAGGAGCACGACCGACGCCACCAACCTCGTGGTCGACACGCTGGGCAGGCAGCTGGTGCGAGCGGGCGACGAGGTCGTGGTCACCGGCATGGAGCACAACTCCAACCTGCTGCCCTGGCGGCGGCTGTGCGAGGAGACCGGGGCGAGGCTCGTCGTCGTGCCCATCAGTCCCCAGGGCCGCGTGGACACCGCCGCCTTCGCCGCCGTGCTCGGGCCGCGCACCCGGCTCGCGGCCGTCGCGCACGTCTCCAACGTGCTCGGCACGGTCAACCCGGTCCAAGAGTTGATCGCCGAGGCGCATCGGCACGGCGTCATCGTGATGGTCGACGGCGCCCAGGCGGTGCCCCACCGGCCGGTGAACGTCGCCGAGCTGGAAGCCGACTTCTACTGCTTCTCCGGGCACAAGGTCTACGGGCCCATGGGCATCGGCGTGCTGTACGGCAGGCGCGATCTGCTCTCCGAGCTGCCGCCCTACCAGGTGGGCGGGGGCACGGTGAAGGGGGTGACCTTCACCGAACCGGTCGAGTACGTGCCATTGCCCAACCGGCTGGAGGCGGGCACCCCGCACGTCGCGGGGGCGGTGGCGCTCGCGGCCGCCTTCGAATACCTGGAGGGCCTGGGCTGGGAGGCCGTGCGGCAGCACGACGACACACTGGTGCGCACGACGCTCGACGCCGTGGCGGACCTGGAGGGCGTGCACGTCGTCGGCGATCCCGGCAGCGACCCCTGCGGGATCGTCTCCCTGTCCTTCGAGGGCCTGCACCCCTACGACGTGGGCGGCCACCTCGACCGGCACGGCATCGCCGTGCGCTGCGGCGTGCACTGCGCCAGCACCTTCCTCGACGACCTGGGGCTGGTCGGGACCGTTCGCATCTCGTTCGGCGTGTACAACACGCCGGCGGAGATCGAGCGGCTTCGCGAGGTCCTGTCGACCGTCGAACCAGGCTTCTGGTCGCTCGAGCAGCCGACCACCCGATTCCTCTGA
- a CDS encoding class I SAM-dependent methyltransferase, whose amino-acid sequence MTSVVNEQREIWDAVSDGWRRWQNVFERGAASVSTALVRLGGLRPGQSVLDVGTGLGEPALTAAGVVGPRGRVVGIDVSPAMISAARARAAHVPFAEFLVGDVTTAGLAPGSFDVVLSRWGLMFAADRVATLRALAGLLKPGGVLAAATWAPPPAVPMISLAFRVIAERLALAPPPPGLPGPFSMADPKEVAAELAEAGFTEVTVTERKVPFVMESVSHFVAFSRDVLPPRMRSLVREAADPLIWDAVAEAAAAHAKPDGSLDLTSTCLCVRGAR is encoded by the coding sequence ATGACGTCGGTCGTGAACGAGCAGCGCGAGATCTGGGACGCGGTCAGCGATGGCTGGCGGCGCTGGCAGAACGTCTTCGAGCGAGGAGCGGCCTCGGTGAGCACGGCGCTCGTGCGCCTGGGCGGGCTGCGCCCCGGACAGTCGGTGCTCGACGTCGGGACGGGGCTGGGCGAACCGGCCCTCACCGCCGCCGGAGTGGTCGGGCCGCGGGGCAGGGTGGTCGGGATCGACGTGTCCCCTGCCATGATCAGCGCCGCGCGCGCACGGGCGGCGCACGTGCCCTTCGCGGAGTTCCTCGTGGGCGACGTGACCACGGCGGGGCTGGCGCCAGGCAGTTTCGACGTCGTGCTCAGCCGCTGGGGGCTGATGTTCGCAGCCGACCGGGTCGCCACGCTGCGCGCGCTGGCCGGGCTGCTCAAGCCCGGTGGCGTGCTCGCCGCGGCGACGTGGGCGCCGCCGCCTGCCGTACCCATGATCAGTCTTGCCTTCCGGGTCATCGCCGAGCGGCTCGCGCTGGCGCCCCCGCCGCCGGGCCTGCCCGGCCCCTTCTCCATGGCGGACCCCAAGGAGGTGGCCGCCGAACTCGCGGAGGCGGGCTTCACCGAGGTCACCGTCACCGAGCGGAAGGTGCCCTTCGTCATGGAGTCGGTGTCGCACTTCGTGGCCTTCTCCAGGGACGTGCTCCCTCCCAGGATGCGCTCGCTCGTGCGCGAGGCGGCCGACCCGCTGATCTGGGATGCGGTGGCCGAGGCAGCCGCGGCCCACGCCAAGCCGGACGGGTCGCTCGACCTCACCTCCACCTGCCTGTGCGTGCGGGGTGCCCGGTGA
- a CDS encoding trans-sulfuration enzyme family protein has protein sequence MRLDTKLIHAGRPRDPGTGDVIPPVHLSATYDRRLQDPPQYFYGRGENPTREDLELCLAALENAAFATAYASGQAAATAVVSLLSPGDRVVCSDNVYSGTRSLLEWIGKYGIAVEYADLAEPSLVERAVQGAALVWVESPTNPLMKIADLDLVCRAAHATGATVVVDNTLAGPLLQQPLSWGADITLYSTTKSISGHLDVIGGALVYNRPELHDHLLAHRTATGGVPGALDCFLIHRGLRTLSVRVERQVRTTEAIAAMLSGHPSVSLVHYPGLPGHPQYDVAKRQMSGPGSVLSFEYAGDPVELMARLRFFSCAVSLGGVHSLIECPAMMTQRPVPREVRLRMGLSDRLIRLSVGLEDRRDLLEDLLEAMRGGDPP, from the coding sequence GTGAGGCTCGACACCAAGCTGATCCACGCCGGACGCCCCCGGGATCCGGGCACCGGAGACGTGATCCCGCCCGTGCACCTGTCCGCCACCTACGACCGGCGGCTGCAGGACCCGCCGCAGTACTTCTACGGCCGCGGCGAGAACCCCACCCGCGAGGATCTCGAGCTCTGCCTGGCAGCGCTCGAGAACGCCGCGTTCGCCACCGCCTACGCCTCCGGGCAGGCGGCCGCGACCGCGGTGGTGAGCCTGCTGTCTCCCGGAGACCGGGTGGTCTGCTCCGACAACGTCTACAGCGGCACCCGTTCCCTGCTGGAGTGGATCGGCAAGTACGGCATCGCCGTCGAGTACGCCGATCTGGCCGAGCCGTCCCTCGTCGAACGTGCGGTCCAGGGCGCCGCCCTGGTCTGGGTGGAGAGCCCGACCAATCCCCTGATGAAGATCGCCGACCTCGACCTCGTCTGCCGCGCGGCCCACGCCACGGGAGCCACCGTCGTCGTGGACAACACGCTCGCGGGTCCGCTGCTCCAGCAGCCACTGAGCTGGGGCGCGGACATCACGCTCTACAGCACCACCAAGTCGATCTCCGGGCATCTCGACGTGATCGGCGGCGCGCTCGTCTACAACCGTCCGGAGCTGCACGACCACCTGCTCGCGCACCGCACCGCCACCGGCGGCGTCCCGGGAGCGCTGGACTGCTTCCTGATCCACCGCGGGCTCAGGACGCTGTCGGTCCGGGTCGAGCGGCAGGTCCGCACCACCGAGGCGATCGCCGCGATGCTCAGCGGCCACCCGTCCGTTTCCCTGGTCCACTACCCCGGCCTGCCCGGCCACCCCCAGTACGACGTCGCCAAGCGTCAGATGTCCGGCCCCGGCTCGGTGCTGAGCTTCGAGTACGCCGGCGACCCCGTCGAGTTGATGGCCCGGCTGCGCTTCTTCAGCTGTGCGGTGAGCCTGGGCGGGGTGCACTCCCTGATCGAGTGCCCCGCCATGATGACCCAGCGTCCCGTCCCCCGCGAGGTACGGCTTCGCATGGGGCTGTCCGATCGTCTCATCCGCCTGTCGGTCGGCCTGGAGGACCGGCGCGACCTCCTGGAGGACCTGCTGGAGGCCATGCGGGGAGGGGACCCGCCGTGA
- a CDS encoding homocysteine S-methyltransferase family protein, whose product MILLDGAVATELERRGLPMAAPWWTTRALLTEHGRGLLRAVHRRYLDAGARVLTANTFRCNLRALRRAKLDERQAGHLVRLAVDLARSARHGHDDVMVAGSVAPVEDCYRPDLVPADAELRAEHRWMAGQLAAAGIDLALIETVNTMREARIAVEEARGAGLTAWVSFVCGPRATLLSGEPVARAAVAVHRAGAAAVLVNCTSLDAARDCVAELATLGTGAIGVMPNLEPRNGTPVPPELFAALMSSWRQQYGLALLGGCCGTTPAHITALNGLDDAHDGLAAGTRAVHDRP is encoded by the coding sequence GTGATCCTCCTGGACGGGGCGGTGGCCACGGAGCTGGAGCGGCGCGGGCTGCCCATGGCCGCACCCTGGTGGACCACCCGGGCCCTGCTCACCGAGCACGGCCGGGGGTTGCTGCGTGCCGTGCACCGGCGCTACCTCGACGCGGGAGCCAGGGTGCTGACCGCCAACACCTTCCGCTGCAACCTGCGGGCCCTGCGGCGGGCGAAGCTGGACGAGCGGCAGGCAGGCCACCTGGTCCGGCTCGCCGTGGACCTGGCGCGGTCGGCGCGGCATGGTCACGACGACGTGATGGTGGCCGGTTCGGTGGCCCCTGTCGAGGACTGCTACCGGCCCGACCTCGTCCCCGCCGACGCCGAGCTCCGCGCCGAGCACCGGTGGATGGCCGGGCAGCTGGCGGCGGCCGGGATCGACCTCGCCCTGATCGAGACGGTCAACACCATGCGCGAGGCGCGGATCGCGGTGGAGGAGGCGCGAGGCGCGGGCCTGACCGCCTGGGTCAGCTTCGTCTGCGGTCCCCGCGCCACCCTGCTGTCGGGTGAGCCGGTCGCCCGTGCGGCCGTGGCCGTGCACCGGGCGGGCGCCGCGGCCGTGCTCGTCAACTGCACCTCGCTGGACGCGGCGCGAGACTGCGTCGCCGAACTCGCCACCCTCGGCACGGGCGCCATCGGCGTCATGCCCAACCTCGAACCCCGCAACGGCACACCTGTGCCGCCCGAACTCTTCGCCGCGCTGATGTCGAGCTGGCGGCAGCAGTACGGCCTGGCTCTGCTCGGCGGCTGCTGCGGCACGACCCCTGCCCACATCACGGCCCTGAACGGATTGGACGACGCACATGATGGACTGGCGGCAGGTACGCGAGCTGTTCACGATCGACCCTGA
- a CDS encoding aminotransferase class V-fold PLP-dependent enzyme, with product MMDWRQVRELFTIDPDLIHLNTAGLGSAPRAVLDVLGSADRVYARSPRDPFADTALTEVREALAGGLGCEADELAIVPSATDANARILAGLDLREGDEIITTDHECYTVRAPLCQLRDRRGVVLRELTPPIGAGQRAEEIVELVRSAITPRTRVLQWAGITLTTGAAFPTAELVELARRHDLIAVLDGAQLLGHFPVRLRDLGVDFLSASGSRYQCGPMGTGLIYARNRPLPLPAFWPVVSLLYPLRDGLPPRPHDLGRLLQQSDSADLSRAQGLRIACELWDRIGRDRIQRHVLELGTHLKERVVRHWGRDALFSPMDDPRLHSGLVAFDPFRGSANLGVFVQLKRQLADEHGITVEITRFAHPGVQGELPAVRVSPHLYNDVEQLDRAIETMIKLCH from the coding sequence ATGATGGACTGGCGGCAGGTACGCGAGCTGTTCACGATCGACCCTGACCTCATCCACCTGAACACGGCGGGCCTCGGCTCAGCGCCGCGCGCCGTGCTGGACGTGCTCGGCAGCGCCGACCGGGTGTACGCGAGGTCGCCGCGCGACCCGTTCGCCGACACCGCGCTCACCGAAGTGCGGGAGGCCCTGGCGGGAGGGCTCGGGTGCGAGGCCGACGAGCTGGCGATCGTGCCGAGCGCCACCGACGCCAACGCCCGGATCCTGGCCGGCCTCGACCTGCGCGAAGGCGACGAGATCATCACCACCGACCACGAGTGCTACACCGTGCGCGCGCCGCTCTGCCAGCTGCGCGACCGTCGTGGCGTCGTCCTCAGGGAGCTCACCCCGCCGATCGGGGCAGGGCAGCGCGCCGAGGAGATCGTCGAGCTGGTGCGGTCGGCGATCACGCCGCGCACCAGGGTGCTCCAGTGGGCCGGGATCACTCTGACCACCGGAGCCGCCTTCCCCACGGCCGAGCTGGTCGAGCTGGCGCGGCGGCACGACCTGATCGCGGTGCTCGACGGCGCTCAGCTGCTCGGCCACTTCCCCGTACGGCTGCGGGACCTGGGTGTGGACTTCCTCAGCGCGTCGGGATCGAGATACCAGTGCGGCCCCATGGGCACGGGCCTGATCTACGCGCGCAACCGGCCCCTGCCCCTGCCGGCCTTCTGGCCGGTCGTCTCCCTGCTCTACCCGCTCCGAGACGGCCTGCCCCCTCGGCCCCACGACCTCGGGCGCCTGCTCCAGCAGAGCGACTCGGCGGACCTGTCGCGGGCGCAGGGCCTGCGCATCGCCTGCGAGCTGTGGGACCGGATCGGCCGCGACCGCATCCAGCGCCACGTCCTGGAGCTGGGCACCCACCTCAAGGAGCGCGTCGTCCGTCACTGGGGACGGGATGCCCTCTTCAGCCCCATGGACGACCCGCGGCTGCACTCGGGTCTGGTGGCCTTCGACCCCTTCCGGGGTTCGGCGAACCTCGGCGTGTTCGTCCAGCTCAAGCGGCAGCTGGCCGACGAGCACGGGATCACCGTCGAAATCACCCGCTTCGCCCACCCCGGCGTGCAGGGCGAGCTGCCCGCGGTCCGGGTCTCCCCGCACCTGTACAACGACGTGGAGCAGCTCGACCGGGCGATCGAAACAATGATCAAGCTCTGCCACTAG
- a CDS encoding DUF899 family protein yields the protein MSRPGLFESATPEYAKARAELLRDERRLRDLGEQVAARRRALPRGPELDEDPPLAALDASPVRLSGLFGDHPTLLVYNMMFDEDWPEPCPLCSMWVDGLDAVTPHLLERTAVAVMAPAGPARLAEVARRRQWRWVPVYSTQPGDLTDRLGLRAHPGDLEPVVTVYDRSDGRTRISWQGSAMLSDPGDEPYQPSDGGDARGLDLLCATWSLLDLLPQGRGDWYPSRRTR from the coding sequence GTGTCACGTCCCGGTCTGTTCGAGTCGGCCACGCCCGAGTACGCCAAGGCGCGGGCCGAACTGCTGAGAGACGAGCGCCGGTTGCGTGACCTGGGGGAGCAGGTGGCCGCGCGGCGGCGTGCCCTGCCCAGAGGGCCCGAGCTGGACGAGGACCCCCCGCTCGCCGCGCTCGACGCCTCGCCGGTGCGCTTGAGCGGGCTGTTCGGCGACCATCCCACGCTGCTCGTCTACAACATGATGTTCGACGAGGACTGGCCGGAGCCGTGCCCCCTGTGCTCCATGTGGGTCGACGGCCTCGACGCCGTCACCCCGCACCTGCTCGAGCGCACCGCGGTGGCCGTCATGGCACCCGCAGGGCCCGCGCGCCTGGCCGAGGTGGCGCGGCGCCGGCAGTGGCGGTGGGTTCCCGTCTACTCCACCCAGCCCGGCGACCTCACCGACCGGCTCGGGCTGCGCGCGCATCCCGGCGACCTCGAACCCGTGGTGACGGTCTACGACAGGTCGGACGGGCGAACGAGGATCTCCTGGCAGGGCTCGGCCATGCTGAGCGACCCCGGGGACGAGCCGTACCAGCCGAGTGACGGCGGCGACGCCCGCGGCCTCGACCTGCTCTGCGCGACCTGGTCGCTGCTCGACCTCCTGCCGCAGGGCCGTGGCGACTGGTATCCCAGCCGCCGGACCCGCTAG